One Tessaracoccus lacteus DNA window includes the following coding sequences:
- a CDS encoding DUF2271 domain-containing protein, which translates to MSRNPYMAVWIEDAGGTFVATLALYHKTTGDNWLNSLTAWYQSSGGADTTTSGTQPAGTFTTTWDGSTAAGGRASEGSYYVCIETVVEHGSQSLVRQQVDFGSKSAKTTLTPAGQITAAAVDYTA; encoded by the coding sequence ATGTCCCGCAATCCCTACATGGCGGTGTGGATCGAGGACGCGGGCGGCACCTTCGTCGCCACGCTGGCGCTTTACCACAAGACCACTGGGGACAACTGGCTGAACAGCCTGACCGCCTGGTACCAGTCCTCCGGAGGCGCCGACACGACCACCAGCGGAACCCAGCCGGCCGGCACTTTCACGACCACTTGGGACGGTTCCACGGCCGCTGGGGGCAGGGCCTCCGAAGGCTCCTATTACGTCTGCATCGAGACGGTCGTGGAGCACGGTTCGCAGAGTCTGGTCCGGCAGCAGGTCGATTTCGGATCCAAGTCGGCGAAGACCACGCTGACCCCGGCCGGCCAGATCACGGCCGCTGCCGTCGACTACACCGCCTGA
- a CDS encoding FAD:protein FMN transferase, whose protein sequence is MKDSRSTQRRVSQGLYHPLLGTNVEIKVVADAADAAAAQTAAEEAERRALDEMERLQAVFTVFDPDSELCRWRSGRVEEASVELTEVLEAAQHWWAVSGGAFHPGAAQLRARWLRAEAEQRLPAATELDVLAERLRELPYHCAAGIVVRTGDCSGLDLNAIAKGYIVDRGVAAAGAVAGVVDVLVNAGGDLRHAGVTPIRVGVEDPRSPGGRPIKLIELRDGAIATSGPVHRGFRIGDEWFGHVLDPRTGHPVSDRPSTTVRADDAMTADALATVVGVLDWAEASAVLMHLSGIGALAVLPSGEVRSLGLP, encoded by the coding sequence GTGAAGGACAGCCGGTCGACGCAGCGCAGGGTCTCCCAGGGCCTGTACCACCCGTTACTGGGCACGAACGTGGAAATCAAGGTGGTCGCCGATGCCGCTGACGCAGCGGCCGCGCAGACGGCGGCGGAGGAGGCCGAACGACGAGCGCTGGACGAGATGGAGCGCTTGCAGGCCGTCTTCACCGTCTTCGATCCGGACAGCGAACTGTGTCGCTGGCGGTCTGGGCGAGTCGAGGAGGCGTCCGTGGAGCTGACTGAAGTGCTCGAGGCCGCGCAGCACTGGTGGGCAGTCTCGGGTGGGGCCTTCCATCCTGGCGCAGCGCAGCTACGGGCACGCTGGCTCCGGGCGGAGGCCGAGCAGCGGCTGCCCGCCGCGACGGAGCTGGACGTGCTGGCGGAGCGACTGCGCGAACTGCCGTACCACTGCGCGGCAGGGATCGTGGTTCGCACGGGCGACTGCTCGGGGCTGGATCTGAACGCCATCGCGAAGGGGTACATCGTCGACCGCGGGGTCGCGGCTGCGGGTGCGGTCGCGGGTGTGGTGGACGTGCTGGTGAACGCGGGGGGCGACCTGCGCCACGCTGGGGTCACACCGATCAGGGTGGGCGTGGAGGATCCCCGCTCCCCCGGTGGTCGGCCGATCAAGCTCATCGAACTCCGCGATGGCGCGATCGCGACCAGCGGGCCCGTCCACCGAGGATTCCGGATCGGCGATGAGTGGTTCGGGCACGTCCTCGACCCCAGAACGGGTCACCCGGTCTCGGACCGTCCCTCCACCACCGTCCGGGCGGACGACGCGATGACTGCGGACGCGTTGGCGACGGTCGTGGGCGTCCTCGACTGGGCGGAGGCATCCGCCGTGCTCATGCATCTGTCCGGGATCGGGGCGCTCGCAGTGCTGCCGTCCGGCGAAGTGCGCAGCCTTGGCCTGCCGTGA
- a CDS encoding DUF6933 domain-containing protein: MALLINEHTLLPLLMPLAPARTLLQRFPDQLAELLDAHHTPPHVTAAEVAAARQVFLAAIASRSLVGSLNEFAFLADHDRNGPEPLDLLGLSLKLSRVPCGPLFKRHVSPDRELAALLHDLPPGGPVLS, translated from the coding sequence ATCGCGCTGCTGATCAACGAACACACCCTGCTGCCGCTGTTGATGCCCCTCGCCCCCGCCCGCACCCTCCTCCAGCGGTTCCCCGACCAGCTCGCCGAACTCCTCGACGCCCACCACACACCCCCGCACGTGACCGCGGCGGAGGTCGCCGCCGCGCGGCAGGTCTTCCTGGCCGCCATCGCCAGCCGCAGCCTCGTTGGGTCACTCAACGAGTTCGCATTCCTCGCCGACCACGACCGAAACGGCCCAGAGCCGCTCGATCTGCTCGGACTGTCGCTGAAGCTCTCCCGCGTCCCCTGCGGGCCGCTCTTCAAACGCCACGTCAGCCCCGACCGCGAACTCGCCGCCCTCCTCCACGACCTGCCGCCAGGTGGCCCGGTCTTGTCGTGA